A window from Bufo bufo chromosome 1, aBufBuf1.1, whole genome shotgun sequence encodes these proteins:
- the LOC120989845 gene encoding olfactory receptor 1496-like, with translation MIPLAIQLKEEDTKEDTYLTHLTNKTEETARKGNLKMNAETKEISYENNLTVVTEFFLLGFQVSQDLRIFLFCLLLVVYCGTICGNVLIIALVSTSRNLHTPMYFFISQLSISDIILTTDIVPNLLYILLNNGATITFIDCFTQFYFFAAAESFECFILTLMSYDRYVAICNPLRYTSIMTNRHCVILTILCWLLGISSVLLYIITIAKLNFCGLNIIDHVFCDLIPLLELPCSDTFFIHLEMYLLSVVTVFIPTTIIIVSYTYIVSSVLKIPSSTGRQKAFSTCSSHLIVVSIFYWTMFSVYVAPTKGLTLSISKILSLLYTVFTPFINPIIYSLRNKDIRKAVQEISHKFV, from the exons AACTCATCTTACGAACAAAACTGAGGAAACGGCAAGAAAAGGAAACTTAAAAATGAATGCTGAGACCAAAGAGATATCCTAT GAGAACAATCTGACTGTGGTCACTGAGTTTTTCCTCTTAGGCTTTCAAGTCAGCCAAGATTTAAGAATTTTCCTGTTCTGTCTTCTCCTGGTGGTTTACTGTGGGACAATATGTGGGAACGTATTGATCATCGCCCTGGTGTCTACCAGCAGAAATCTCCACACTCCAATGTACTTCTTCATCTCACAACtgtccatcagtgacatcatattgACCACAGACATTGTCCCCAACCTTCTCTACATCCTACTGAATAATGGGGCGACCATTACTTTTATAGACTGCTTcactcagttttatttttttgctgctgcaGAAAGTTTTGAATGTTTTATTCTCACTTTAATgtcttatgacagatatgtggccATCTGTAATCCCCTCCGTTATACTTCTATCATGACAAATCGACATTGTGTGATTTTGACCATCCTTTGTTGGTTGCTTGGGATTTCTAGTGTTTTGCTTTACATCATAACAATTGCAAAGCTAAACTTTTGTGGCCTAAACATCATTGACCATGTATTCTGTGATCTTATTCCCTTGCTAGAGCTTCCCTGTTCTGACACCTTCTTTATTCATTTGGAGATGTATTTACTAAGTGTTGTAACTGTATTTATACCAACCACAATCATTATAGTGTCTTATACGTATATTGTTAGCTCAGTCTTAAAGATCCCATCCAGTACTGGTAGACAGAAAGCCTTCTCCACTTGTAGCTCCCACCTCATTGTGGTCTCCATATTCTACTGGACTATGTTCAGTGTTTATGTCGCCCCAACAAAAGGCCTAACGCTCTCCATAAGTAAAATCCTATCTCTTCTATATACTGTCTTTACTCCTTTTATAAACCCCATTATATATAGCCTGAGAAATAAAGACATTAGGAAAGCCGTACAGGAAATATCTCATAAGTTTGTTTAA